The genomic interval CGAACAAGTCTTGTAATCGTATGATGTCGGTATATTATATCTGGTGTGCGGCAGGAAAACCTGCTTGCAGTGCATCTTTGAAATTCACCGACCTTAATAAGCCGGAGCACGAAAACTACAAAGAAGCAATCGCATGGGCGGTAGAGAATGGTATTACCAACGGAACCTCCGATACAACCTTCTCCCCCGGAAAAACCTGTACCCGTGCTCAAATTGTGACATTCTTGTGGCGTGCGGCACAAAAAGGATTGATTTAGGTTATCACAAACAGAGAAGTCCCAACCGAATAATCGGTTGGGACTGTTTTATTGTGAATACAACAAGGTTCCGGGGAACCCGACCGCAATCTTTGATTGCGTCATCGGGGCGGGTTCTTATTTCATATTTCTTCTGATGCGGTTTAAATGCCGTTCAAAATTACCGCTTTTTAAAAATTCTGCCAAGATATATTGGTCTAATACGGGAACGGTGCAGGAGAAGTTGCCTAAAATTTCATCGTAGCGGGGAAGCAGAGATTCCGGCAGAATCAGATACCCGATTCTAATGGCGGGGGAGATGCTTTTAGAAAAGGTATTCATATAAATGACCCGCTGATTGTTGTCTAACGAAAACAGAGATTCAATGGGATTTCCGGGTAGGAAAAACTCGCTGTTAAAATCATCTTCAATGATATATTTTTCATCGTTAGCCCACTGGATGTATTCATACCGTTTGGATGCAGAGGCAGTTACACCGGACGGATAACTTTGGAAAGGTGTGACGTGAAGAACTTTAAAATCATCCTGACGCAGTGCCTGACGGGTGATACCATCCCGTCCCATGGGCAGTTTTTTCACGCTGACGCCCTCAGCCCGATAGACGGCTTCGATTTTTTCGTAGGACGGGTCTTCAATGCCGTAGGTAATTTCTCTCCCTAACAGTTTTACAACTGTTTCATACAACTGTTCCGAGCCGGACCCGATAATGATACGACGAGGATCCGCCGACATATTGCGGTAACGCAGCAGATAGTCAGACAGTGCATTTCTTAAGGCGATTGTCCCTTGATTGGGAGATTTGATAAACAGACGTTCTCCTTGTTCTGACAACACCTTTCGGACTGTTTTAAACCACAAGTCGTATTCAAATCGGGGTGCTTTTTCAACGGGTTCTTCCAACGGTAAAAAGGACGCTTTTTTTTGATTGGTGTCAAGTGGTAACACTTCCAAAGATGACACGAAATATCCGCTTTTTTCTTTGGAGGTGATGTATCCCTCTTCTATCAGTAGATACAATGCCTTTTCCACTGTAATCACACTTACACCGTAGCGGTCGGAAAGGGTACGCTTGGAAGGGATTTTTTGATTGGGCAGATATTGTCCCGATTGAATTTTATGTTTTAATTCCCGATAGAGGGAAAGATATTTTTTGTCTTTCATCTGGTCTTATAAAAAACTCCTGTTTTGATTATTTACTTATGTTCAGATTTTTATTATAATAGATTTATCTTAAAATGTAAAGAGGTTTTTTGAAATGAACTATAAAAGAATTTTGACGATTCAGGATATTTCCTGCGTAGGGCAATGCTCCCTGACGGTGGCGCTTCCCATTTTATCTGCTTGCGGATTGGAAACAGCCATTCTTCCTTCTGCAGTGCTTTCTACCCATACTGCAGGATTTTCGGGATTTACCTTCCGTGATCTGGCGGACGATATGCCTTCTATTTTAGACCATTGGAAGAAAGAAAACATTCAATTTGAAGCTGTTTATACCGGTTACTTAGGTTCCCTGCAGCAGATTGACTACGTGCTGGATATTTTTGCCGGTACCAAAACTGAGTCTGCCCGTCTGATTGTGGACCCTGCTATGGCAGACAACGGTTCCTTGTATTCCATTTTTGATATGGATTATGTGAATGCAATGAAACGTCTTTGTGAAAAAGCAGATTACTTACTTCCCAACATCACCGAAGCCTGTTTCTTAACAGGCATGGAATATAAAACCGAATATGACAGAGCCTATATTGATGAAATGCTTGATAAATTGGTTGCATTAGGCACCAAAAATGTGATTTTAACAGGTGTTTCCTACAAAGAGGGAACCACGGGTGTTGTGGTATATGAAAACGGTGAATATCAGTATTACGAGCATCCCTTCCTGCCCAATAGCTGTCACGGAACAGGAGACATTTATGCCTCCGCTTTTGTGGGTGCTCTGATGAGAGGAAAATCTTCTTTTGAAGCCGCAAAAATTGCAGCGGAATATGTGCTGGAATGTATCCGCATTACCGCCGAGCTTCCCAATCATTGGTACGGTGCCGCTTTTGAACCTGCTCTTCCCAAACTGATTTCTATGCTTTAATCAAATCATAACAGAATAGATCGTAACATGGTAGCCAGACTCATAAATCTTCTGAAAAAGACATCTTTTTGGAGATGTCTTTTTTTTGTAAAATATAAAAAGTGATAAAAGGATTGATTTTTTTAAAAAGATATGTTACAATTTTACTGTATATCGTGAGATGTATGTATGAAACTTCTCACCGGTTATAAAACTTATGAAGAAATGATTTAGGAGGCGATTGTTGTGATTTGCAGAAACTGTGGAAAAGAACAGTCATCCAACGACCGATTCTGTACTGATTGCGGAGCACCGTTAAATGTGGGTACTCCCGTATCAAACCCCATGCCCAATCCGGTACCTGTTACTCCCAATAATCAAAGCCGGAATTTAACGATTGCTTTGATTGTGGTGTCTGTTGTAGCATTGGTTGTGATTTTTTGTTTGTTAATCTTCCGAACCAATCAACCCATATATCCCAATGGCGATACCTCTGGTGCTGTGGTTGCGTCGGCAGAACCCAGTCCCACTCCCGAAGCTACAAGTTCTCCGACACCCGCACCTACGGAAACTCCGGAGCCCACTGCCGAGCCTACTGCGAAACCTACTCCGGATCCCACTTCGGATCCTACTCCGCTTCCTACACAGGCGCCTACTCCGGTACCAACACCGGCAGCCACCCCGGTACCCACTCCGAATCAGCGGTATCAGCAGAAGAATCAGTATCTCACCACCGCCAGTGGTATTGAAATCTATTCCCAGAATTACTTGGATTATGCAACCGAATCTGAGATGGCTTACGAATCAGGCATTGTGTTTAACAAATGGGATGTTTTATTAAATGATGTGTACCAGTATCTGAAAGGAATCATGTCCTCGTCTGATTTCAAAGCGTTAGAGGCAGACGAATTGAACTGGATTGTGGCAAAAGAAGCAGAGATGAAAACGGTATCTGACCAGACTTCCAAAAACCTGATTGGAATTTCTTACACCAAAGACCGTTGTTATTATCTGATTTCCTTAATTAACTAACCAATCAAAAGGAGTTATTCCATGGGATAACTCCTTTTTAGAATAATTATGTTTTGTCATTTTATCCCTTGATTGATTAAGGGGAACGCGTTATCATGAAAAAGGTTAAAAATGAACTTTTTTCATGTTGAAAAAGACAACCAGGTTGTGATTATTTTTTAGGAGGCGATGATTTTTGTTTTGTAAACATTGTGCTAATCAACTGACATCTAATGACCGGATTTGCCCCGTTTGCGGCCATCCGGTAGGAGAAATTGTTTCGGTTGCTAAGAAGAAAAATCCAACCCAAGTTCTGTTGATTTTGGTGTTGGTTACTTTAATTATGGCTCTGGTTGTGGTTTCTTTGTTGATTGTTTATAAAATCAATAGAGAGCCGTATGAACCGGGACACCAGGTCGTGATTGTGAATCCTACTCCCGAACCGACTGCAGAGGCTACTTCTACACCTACTCCTACAGAGAGTCCTACGCCATCTCCCAGTCCTACTCCTACACCAACCGCAACACCTGCTCCCTCGCAGACGCCTACACCTACACCTATGCCAACCCCAACTTTTAATCCTGCTCCTTCACAGGAAAACGGTCCTTATCAGACGTATGTGAATCGGGAATACGGTTTTTCCTGTGTTTATCCCTCGGATTTCTATTCGATAACGCCTCAAGGGGAGGATGCGGTGAAAACCTATATTTCGGCGGATTCCACTGCTGTGATGACCATTCGTGCAGTATGGAATACAGGAGGCTTGACACTTGATGATGTGTATGAAGATTTTCAAAATTCATATGGTGCCAACATTACGTATCATCCCAGGGAAGAAACCTGGTATGCTGCAAAAGTTGAATGGGGAGACCGTTCCTTCTATCGGAAGCTCTTTTTGAAAAACGGAATGATTTGCTGTATGGATTTTGAATATCAAACGAAAGATCTGGATATTTACGGACCTCATATTGAATATATTGAAGACCATTTTACCACGAAAATTGATTAAATAAGAACCAGACCCGATGACGCAATCAAAGATTGCGGTCGGATGCCCCGGAACCTTGTTGTATTCACAATAAAAAAAGGAGTTATCCTATTGGATAACTCCTTTTTTGGAATGAGTAAGATTTTTTTGTTTTATTGGGTAATTTGTGGTAAAATCACAGAAAAAAGATTGATTTATCGGAATCTGTATGATATAATAAGAATGATTTATATCAAATTTCTATTGTATATTGTTTTTGAGAACGGATCATGAACATTTTTAGGAGGCGATGATTTTGTTTTGTAAAAATTGTGGTAATCAACTG from Oscillospiraceae bacterium carries:
- a CDS encoding pyridoxamine kinase, translated to MNYKRILTIQDISCVGQCSLTVALPILSACGLETAILPSAVLSTHTAGFSGFTFRDLADDMPSILDHWKKENIQFEAVYTGYLGSLQQIDYVLDIFAGTKTESARLIVDPAMADNGSLYSIFDMDYVNAMKRLCEKADYLLPNITEACFLTGMEYKTEYDRAYIDEMLDKLVALGTKNVILTGVSYKEGTTGVVVYENGEYQYYEHPFLPNSCHGTGDIYASAFVGALMRGKSSFEAAKIAAEYVLECIRITAELPNHWYGAAFEPALPKLISML
- a CDS encoding PLP-dependent aminotransferase family protein translates to MKDKKYLSLYRELKHKIQSGQYLPNQKIPSKRTLSDRYGVSVITVEKALYLLIEEGYITSKEKSGYFVSSLEVLPLDTNQKKASFLPLEEPVEKAPRFEYDLWFKTVRKVLSEQGERLFIKSPNQGTIALRNALSDYLLRYRNMSADPRRIIIGSGSEQLYETVVKLLGREITYGIEDPSYEKIEAVYRAEGVSVKKLPMGRDGITRQALRQDDFKVLHVTPFQSYPSGVTASASKRYEYIQWANDEKYIIEDDFNSEFFLPGNPIESLFSLDNNQRVIYMNTFSKSISPAIRIGYLILPESLLPRYDEILGNFSCTVPVLDQYILAEFLKSGNFERHLNRIRRNMK
- a CDS encoding S-layer homology domain-containing protein, which translates into the protein NKSCNRMMSVYYIWCAAGKPACSASLKFTDLNKPEHENYKEAIAWAVENGITNGTSDTTFSPGKTCTRAQIVTFLWRAAQKGLI
- a CDS encoding zinc-ribbon domain-containing protein, translated to MICRNCGKEQSSNDRFCTDCGAPLNVGTPVSNPMPNPVPVTPNNQSRNLTIALIVVSVVALVVIFCLLIFRTNQPIYPNGDTSGAVVASAEPSPTPEATSSPTPAPTETPEPTAEPTAKPTPDPTSDPTPLPTQAPTPVPTPAATPVPTPNQRYQQKNQYLTTASGIEIYSQNYLDYATESEMAYESGIVFNKWDVLLNDVYQYLKGIMSSSDFKALEADELNWIVAKEAEMKTVSDQTSKNLIGISYTKDRCYYLISLIN